Genomic DNA from Macadamia integrifolia cultivar HAES 741 chromosome 6, SCU_Mint_v3, whole genome shotgun sequence:
CGGATTGGTCCGGCCAATTCTGATCCAAATTAGATCGAATCAGAATCAGCCTGGATGGGTCCCGGAATAAGCATATTTTAAGATCTAGGATTTTTCCATATTGAATTGGCCtgagtcatatatatatatatatataaataaattttggtGGGGGGAAGCGGCCTCAACCGATTCCAATCGGATGCAATCCACCAAGTGTGATGTTCCTTCTTCAATAGTTAATATCTTTTTGCGTATATTTGAAAATTATGATGTGATGCTTTCTGATATCAATATGCTACTATCATAGGTATCAGTTATtatactagtttttttttttttttttcctgtttttaaaCCGGCTTTGGTTTGGTCTATTTGAGATCAAAGATCAGTACAATCCAACCAAATCTATCGAGTGAAAATCCATGGGGATAGCGTTAGGAATGGCGTTGATCACCCAAGCCTGCTATAGTATACCCTGGCTGTAGCTTCACTAGTCCAAAGGTGTTGTATGTCAGCAGACGTATTCAATTAAAGTCTCCTCGCGATTAATATGTTACACAGGTTAAGTGTGATTGCATGTAATCAGGCTTTACCTTTTGGGCTGAATCGTAAAACCAGGCATGTTCAAGGGGTTCCTCATTATCAAAAGTCCttgtacgagaatgattctaGTACAGTGTTTGATTTTCACTTGAACTTgacttaatctctctctttttttaattgatttttattctgGGTGAGTCCAAGTGTAGACCAATCACCGTgtgagaatcattctcgtatgaggacttgatccacaCCCCAAAAATAAATGTATGCACATAACTACTTGGGTGATCGACAAAAACGGTGAtccaaaggctatgtttctatCTACTAACACAGAGGTGTTGCACCTAAAACCATTAAATCACCATTTGAACACATATTGATCGCCTAAGTAACTATGAGCAAAATAGAAACGATCAACGATCAAGAAAGGATCCCGATCCCAACATCCGTGGCCGTGGAGAGTggaaaaagatttaaaaaaaaaaatccaagtagAAAACacgaagaaaaaacaaagaaaaaacgaCAGCTTCCTCCCAAAATTCATGATGTCCCAAAGAGTATCTCTCATTCTCTCCTCTAccgtttttccttttttgctttttttgctTTAAAAAGACAAATGCGGTGGAAAGCAGGAAAGGGAAATGCTTTTAACAGTCTCTTTTAATTTATGGGATTAAGCTCTATAATCAGATTAATTAGAACACACCACCCacacccaaacccaaacccaaacccatcaCATTACTTGCGCCCCACGCTTAAATGTGAAACTTCCACACTCATAATCGCTTTGCTTTCTTAACCGCATAAGCCTAAAAGGTATGcatataaaagagagagagagagagagagagagagagagtacctaaTTGTCTATCCACCTTGACGGTACAATATAGATTACATTaataaagaaagaggagaaataggAAGATCCAAATAGTATGAAAAATAGGAAACATTTCGGCCACGGGAAGGAactgaggaagaaagaaaggtagtTGCAAAGCAAGTAACGCCCCTCTTTTCTATCCCTTGCACGCCCCGTCTCTCCTTCTCATGCTATAAATTACATACGAAGGAAGATGGAAAATGAGAGTTTACTTTGCATAGAAAGAAAGGCTTAGAGTATTAATAgcaaattgaaaccatttattaaatttgaatcgaaattaataaatcatttattaattagttcagtttcaatttaaaaaaaaaaaatctatttgttaAAAtgatgatttgatttgatttgattttgaacctCTTAAAACCTAAACGTTTTATGCTTTCTAGTAAATTAATTCAATCTATTTATATCTTAAAGTAAAATATTGTAGTTCAAGCAAGCACAAGAAAACTAGATTAGTTTTCAATTGGGCCTAAAATTGTTAACTTGAATCAACAATAAATCCAAAATTGAAACCATAAAACAATTTTAACCATAACTTTTTATAAATTTGCCTCAATTTGGTATATTAGATCCGTttaataaacaattaaattCCAATTTCTATCTTTCATACCTTGAATTAAAATCAGAACAAATTAACACCCCGAAAAGATAAGTAAAGATAATGGATTACATGGTAAGTATTAGAAAATAGGTAGGATAAAACCAATAAATTATTATGGAAGACAAATATCGCTCTTTGGAGCCTGTAATTTTGTGTctgtttctctccttttttgtaTGAAAAGATCTCCCTACCCTCCATAGATTGAACCAAGATGATTTCATGAtaacactatatatatatatatatatatatgaaaaaaaaaaaaaaaaaaaagaagtaagggttttataaaatatatgggagagggataggtatgctagcgtagtacttaggaattaggaatgctagcggcatTTTGACTGTAagatttgatcaacatgaattgaaccaTTGGATGAAGAGAAGATATACAATTTTTCAATTcacggttgcaacacctttactctctttctttctcttctcgcCAGAAAAAGTTTACTGGAACCAACTGGAGAAAGCGAAGttggttttttttatgtcagtctctctccttctttgtaTAAAAAGACCTCCCTACCCTCCATAGATTGAACCAAGATGATGTCATGataacatattatatatatatatatatatatgaaaaaaaaaaaaatactagtgACTTGCATTCCCCTTACCAGACACATGCGGAAATGGGGGCAGGGATAGTGTTCTCCTTTCTATTACCTTAATAGGGTAAGggttttaccataaaaaaaaatagtatatatatatatattttccacACCCCAAGGTTtttttgaacatgaggcagagtgTAAGCCAATTAACAtagattattttattatttatcggaaaaaaaatattttatttaattttttaaaaagaaaaaaaatcagaatgtGTGTAAACGTGTCGTACACAAAAGAGCTGTGATTCTTGTCACACTGAATCATCTAAGGAAAGAATCCGTCACCACTATAAAATTCCTCTCACCCTCTCCAACTAAAAGTTCCGAAATTTCCCACAAAAGAAGTAGAACCCAGAAACACAGGAGAAGCTTAAGCATTGACTCCAGTTTTGAAGCAATGTGGAAGAATctacttctttccttttttctcactCTACTTCTcgctcccttctcttcttctgcaaCTCCCATCCTCGATGATCTTGGCTTTCTTCCCGATTCGACTTTTCCCACTGTACAAGCAGAGAAGCTAATCCGACAGCTCAATCTCCTTCCCAAGGACGCCCTTTACATCCCGCATGAATCATCTGTGCCTCCCACTCCCAAGATTGTCGAGAAAAGCTTCAAATTACCTTACCTTGCTGATTCTTCTGGTGTTTCTGTCGAAGACCTCGGTCACCATGCCGGATACTACCAGCTTAAGCATTCCTATGCTGCCAGGTACTTACTTCCCCCAACAGAATCCCGGGCTCCTGCTGCTGCTACCAGTCCCTGTTCTGTTGCTTTTCTAATTTTCTCCCTTCCGTTTCCCCACCCCCTGTTCGTCTTTTTGGGTGGTGCTTTTCTCGTCTTATTGGCACAGAGTCTGAGcttagaaaggaaaaaagaaatgggCCTTGCTTTTCTCTCCATTTTTCTGACATTTATGATCGCCTCAGGATTACTTCATTTCAGAATCCAGATTGCTGCTAATGCTAATTCCTAATCCTTGGTTGTGATTGGAATCTATTATCTATcgggtggttttttttttttctctgttaatCTCTACGAGTTTTCTTGTGTATTAGTTTCTGTTTATAATCTGTGTTCTGGATCTGAACCCTGGTGCTTTAGATTCAGTTGATGCGGGTTGAGGTTCAAGTGAATCTGTGCGTAAGCTTTCTGATTTGTTCTATCTGCTTTTGTTAGGatgttctacttcttctttgAATCACGAAACAGCAAGACAGATCCTATCGTTATTTGGTTGACTGGGGGTCCAGGGTGTAGCAGTGAGTTGGCTGTTTTCTATGAAAATGGTCCTTTTTCCATTACAAACAATTTGTCTCTTCAATGGAATGAGTATGGCTGGGACAAGGTATTGTTGTTTCTTTAACTTGTGTCTTCAAGTCAATTAGATTTGtcaagaggattttttttccctcctagTTGTTAGGGAAATGGAAATTTTATTTAGATCAAAGAttgaattttctgttttgattgTTTTGGATATGTTCATCAGTTCCATTGAGTTTGTCATACACAAATAGAAGGCATTCATTTGTGACcttcagttgggataagattatgTTTGTTGTAAATAGAAGGCATTCATATTGCTTAAGGATTGGGACCTTTAGCATAactttttatgttatttttcagGTATCAAACCTTCTGTACGTTGACCAGCCTACTGGAACTGGTTTTAGTTATAGTTCCGATAAGCGTGACACTCGTCACAATGAAGAGGGTGTTAGCAACGATCTATATGACTTCTTGCAGGTCAGTTTTGTTTCTCTTATGTGTAGTTGTTCTAAATGTTCATGCTCATGGTTCATAGTAATTTCCCTCTTCCTTGAAATTGTTTTGttaattacttcttttttttttttctttattttgagaTTGAATTTTTCTATGCAAGAATaggtggggaggggggagaagaaaGACTCCCTTCAATGAAAAAATATTGTAATATGTTTACACACCTGATATATGTAACACCTTTCTTCTCTAATTAGCTATCTCTTGTGCTATATGCTCCTTTCATCCACTGGTTAAACATGGATGAGTTTTGTTAGAACTCCATTGACTTCCATgtttcaaaaacattttttggGGTAGAATTCAAAAAAAAACCCAGGTTTGGGTCTAGAACTTATTGTTAGGTCTTGATTAGTTTGTCATGAATCAACCATACTGAGCTGGAATTAGAACTGTGTAGTCATTGTGAATAATGGCTACATCATAATATTAAATGGGGGATTGTTATACTTCCACTTTTATTCAACCTTTCTTTTGATAAGGTAAGATTCATTCACTTTCATGCCGAATCTctatttttccatttccttatctttttgaaaaagtaacCTCATACAGCATTATTCTCTGTTGAATCAGATCCTAGTTTTAAAGGCTAAGCTCCACTTAACTGCATAGCTCAGTCATGTCTGAAACTAGATTCCCCCACACCccaccctccaaaaaaaaaaaagagggggttaTTTTCATATTGGATGGTTTGTATCTTTTAAGCTAAGAATGAGTTTGACTTGTGTGTATAGGCATTTTTTACTGAGCATCCTGAATTCACGAAGAACGACTTCTTCATTACTGGAGAATCATATGCTGGGCACTACATTCCTGCTTTTGCATCTAGAGTTCACCAAGGGAACAAAGCTAAAGAGGGGATTCCTATAAACTTCAAGGTACGCCCCTGATTTAGCTTGGTTTGGAGTTATGTTTGGCCAATCATGCTTGCTTCATTCTCTGGACTAAAGTGGGAAAATTGTTAAACAGGGATTTGCCATTGGCAATGGATTGACAGATCCTGCAATCCAGTACCAAGCATATACAGATTTCGCATTGGACAATGGACTAATTAAGGAATCTGACTACAAGAGTATTAACAGATTACTTCCAGCTTGTGAAATGGCAATAAAGCTTTGTGGTAATTCTTCTTATTTCTGCAATCTCTCTTGTAGTCACCGATGTATTTACATATAATGAAATCGCATATGTTTCTGCTGCTGTTGATTGTCGCCAACaattgggaaattttttatatatgagaATGATCAAAAGGAGAGCTGGATCCATTTAATTAGACTTTGAGTTCTGTTTATGAGCATAGGAGATGCTCTAACTCTTGATGTTTCTTCGCTGTTTGAATTCATCCTCTTTGGTTTAATATTGTTTACTTCTGTTTCAGGCATCGAGGGTAAAATCGCTTGCATGACATCGTACTATGTTTGCACCAACATATTCAATAAGATCATGGCGATTGCTGGAAATATCAATGTGAGCATTTTGTCCGTGTTTTATTTTAGTGGGTTTGGTGTTGGGAGATATACAAAATTCTTTTTAACAGAGAAATATGAGCATTTTCTTAACAAGCAATCTGCGATGTCTTTATTCTACAGTACTATGATATCAGAAAGCAGTGCGAGGGAGACCTTTGCTATGATTTCTCAAACATGGAGAAATTCCTGACCCAGAAATCCGTTAAGGATGCTCTTGGAGTAGGGGACATTGAATTTGTTTCATGTAGCCCTACTGTTTACCAGGCCATGGTTACGGACTGGATGAGGAATCTTGAAGTTGGCATCCCAACTCTTCTGGAAGATGGCATCAAGTTGATGATATATGCTGGGGAGGATGATCTCATATGCAACTGGCTTGGTAAGTTTCTCTTTGTTCAATTTATTAGCCCCTACTACTCAAATCCCTGCACGATTTACTCAAAATTATGTAGTTCAACTTGGTCTAATTTTTCTTCTCTGCAGGGAACTCGAGGTGGGTTCATGCCATGGAATGGTCTGGCCAGAAAGAGTTTGTGGGTGCTCCAACTGTCCCTTTTGTGGTTGATGGTGAAGACAAAGGACTGTTGAAAAACTATGGTCCTCTAACTTTCCTCAAGGTCCTATTACCTTATCATCTCACATTGCTGCTGAAAATTTCTCTCCATGAATGAATTATTTGGATCAACTGTTTTTCTTTGCTAATTAAGTTCTGGTCTATCTGACAAATAACAGGTCCATGAAGCTGGTCACATGGTCCCAATGGATCAGCCCAAGGCTGCTTTGGAGATGCTGAGGAGATTCACCCGAGGGGATCTTGCAGAACAAGGTCAGGCGGCTGACATGTGAAAATGTGATAGCTCAGCTATGCTATCCATTTTTCGTTAATTAGCCTTTGCTATACAAatatggtttcaatttttaagAGATGATTTATGGAGGAATTGCTAAACCATTTTGTGGTTTTTCCCACATTATATCTGGCTCTCTTCTGGAGGTGCTTGTGAATATTTTCCTCAACTCTCTGGTTTTTTAACTCTCTTTATTTGAGAAGTGTTATAGATATTCCACACATCATCAAAATAAATATGTTTGGATGTAGTATGTTCATAGTATTTCACATGcacgagagagaaagagagacagagaaagagagagagagatgaaaaatcAAGCTTGCATTATCGCCATGGCTGCTTTCATATTGTACCATCCTTTCTCCCATCAGTTGTTAATATAACATCCTCAGTATCACCATCTCCTTCTTCTGGGCACATTAGCCGCCGCCGCCGGCGGACTCCAGTAACGCAGATGTTGCCGAGGAAGAAATCCCAGATCTTGATTTGAAGCAggataaaagggaaaaatctgTAACAGATTCGTGCCCTCGAATCTCGATTGGTTCTTGGTGaagcattcataaaaaaatgatattgtAAACCTATGGTGACATGAGAGTTCCTTGAACTCCCAGTTGTAATAACTCCCTTTGTAATCAGGAAAATGACCGTTGAAGGTTCCTCCCCAACCGTCTCCATGTTctctttttagggttttcgatACATGCGCTTCGATCTGCAGACGAAATTTGGAGTCGATGTTTTGACTAGATAAAGGATAAAATCAGGGCCTAGGGTTCAGTGGTTTACCCTTCCTCAATGGCTTCACACACCAGGATCTTACCCTCagcaaaatcttcttcttcttcgtcctctCGGGTTCTGGAGAAGGCCTCTACCCTTCTCGACTTCTATTCTCCCAGATCAATCGAACCCAGCTTCTTCATTTGGAACACCATGATCATATGTTGCTTTTGTTGGGCTTCATGTTGATTGAAATTCAATCATGCAGCGGAAGGCATCGGATTGAGATTTTTGCATTTGAAATTACTATACAAAAATTAATCACAAGAGAATGAAATAGTTTGCGTTAAAATCACAATTGAAGTTCTTCCTCCAGACTATTATTGGAAAAGCCTGTTTTTTGACCTGACTCTCTAGTCAAAAAGTTAGCGAGCTGACCTGGTTAAACCCAATCACGCCGAGTCTtgtgtttttctgttttatatatatttaaatgcaataaatatgtaaataaatcataaaattacagaaaatatgaaaaataaagaaaaaaaaatcacatatcaATAATTCGATGGTTGGAGGCAAAAATCTATCTCTTGATTAGAACGTTAGGTTAGAGTTAaggattagaaaatataaattataatttcCAACAATCCAActtgcaataaaataagaattttggaTTTAGGAATACGAGAAGTTTCTTGAGCCCCAAGTTAGTTTTGTAAAAGTAAAGGAGTAGGAGAAGTTATTAAGTTAGGAGTCTTGAGATTTGGGATCATAAAgggattttatttgattttttttttttaagtgtccTTTGATATAATGATTAGATTCGGTGGGGTTTTCAAGACTTGgccaaaaaatcaaatcaatgtAGAATTGTTTTGACTCGTcttgagtctttttttttcttacataggGCGAGTCTTCGTGACTCTTGACCAGaaatctcaaattttgactCAACTCGGGCGAGTCTTCCCGatcaaaacctggttttccaactatgcTCCAGAGATATCCAaaacttcaatgtgctttgtagTCATGGGGTTCTAGTCTCAGACACAAGAAAACTATTTGATTCCATGCTTGATGAATATGGAATCGAGCCACAGATTGAAATAGCTCTTTCATGCCTACTATAACTAGTTATGTCGATTTTCTACGACGGCTTCAACTATAACCTCAGCTCTATTTATTGGTCTAAACAAGATACGACTTATTTGAACTCAATTGAACTACAGTTGCATGGTTCTTCTTCTTGGGAGAGGCGGGCATTATTTGAATGAGGCCCATGACTTTGTTATTCATAGAATGCCATTTGAGGCAAACTGTGTAATTTGGAGAGCTCTATTGGATGCTTGTAGAATCTATGGAAAAATTGCAATAGGTGATATTTGTTGGCAAGAAACTCTTAGAATTGGAGCCTGATATGTTCTATCTAGCTAATCTATTTGTTCTATTTGCTGATATCAAATAATGTGAAGAGAAAGAGACTGCTGTTTCAGAAACTGGCTCGAGCATTTGGGCTTATCAGTTTCAGTGCAGAGGTTACTATACGTAGGAACCCTACAATTTGTGAAGACCGTCACTCAGCATTTAAGCTTCTCTCTAAGATATTCCCTGGAGATATAGTAGTGACGGACACTATCAGGTTCCATCATTTTCAGCATTGATCCTGCCTTTTTGTATGGATTATTGGTGACTGGATTCAATCAAGCACCACATGAAAGGGTGAGAatgagatcatgtatttttatCATCTATAATTCATTTCTGTTTCTGGATAGTGATAATTGTCGATTGTATGATAATAGAAGTCTTTGAATAGTAAATGCGGGGGCATCTGCTCCCAATAGGGGTACAATGGTCATTTCGCACCCACTGTGTTTGTGGCACAGGATCCGCCCCCAGACTGAAAACTTGGTCCCGTTCTTTATAGAGAAGTTTTATGGCTTAAAatctttatttatgaaaatcaaTAAAGTTGCATTTGAtcatttctgtttttgttttgggaGCACTTGTTAATTTTGATAGCTTTAAGTCGTTTACATCAAAACTGTGAAAATcgttaaataaataatttgattttggttttaaca
This window encodes:
- the LOC122082827 gene encoding serine carboxypeptidase-like, with translation MWKNLLLSFFLTLLLAPFSSSATPILDDLGFLPDSTFPTVQAEKLIRQLNLLPKDALYIPHESSVPPTPKIVEKSFKLPYLADSSGVSVEDLGHHAGYYQLKHSYAARMFYFFFESRNSKTDPIVIWLTGGPGCSSELAVFYENGPFSITNNLSLQWNEYGWDKVSNLLYVDQPTGTGFSYSSDKRDTRHNEEGVSNDLYDFLQAFFTEHPEFTKNDFFITGESYAGHYIPAFASRVHQGNKAKEGIPINFKGFAIGNGLTDPAIQYQAYTDFALDNGLIKESDYKSINRLLPACEMAIKLCGIEGKIACMTSYYVCTNIFNKIMAIAGNINYYDIRKQCEGDLCYDFSNMEKFLTQKSVKDALGVGDIEFVSCSPTVYQAMVTDWMRNLEVGIPTLLEDGIKLMIYAGEDDLICNWLGNSRWVHAMEWSGQKEFVGAPTVPFVVDGEDKGLLKNYGPLTFLKVHEAGHMVPMDQPKAALEMLRRFTRGDLAEQGQAADM